One genomic segment of Pongo pygmaeus isolate AG05252 chromosome 19, NHGRI_mPonPyg2-v2.0_pri, whole genome shotgun sequence includes these proteins:
- the LOC129016847 gene encoding LOW QUALITY PROTEIN: putative olfactory receptor 3A4 (The sequence of the model RefSeq protein was modified relative to this genomic sequence to represent the inferred CDS: substituted 1 base at 1 genomic stop codon): MDLGNSGNDLVVTKFVLLGLTETPALQPILFVIFLLAYVTTVGGNLSILAAILMETKLHSPMYFFLGNLSLLDVGCVSVTVPAMLRHFISNNRSIPYKACLSQLFFFHLLAGADCFLLTVMAYDCYLAICQPLTYSSRMSWGIQQALVGMSCVFSFTNALTQTVALSTLNFCGPNVINHFYCDLPQLFQLSCSSVHLNEQLLFVAAAFMGVAPLVLISVSYAHVAAAVLXIHCAEGRKKAFSTCSSHLTVVGIFYGTGSVELHKAGFSYTRLGSVESSDKDKSIGILNTVISPMLNPLIYSLRNPDVQGAL, from the coding sequence ATGGATCTGGGGAACTCAGGGAATGATTTGGTTGTGACCAAGTTTGTCCTGCTGGGCCTCACAGAGACTCCAGCTCTACAGCCCATCCTCTTTGTCATCTTCCTTCTTGCTTATGTCACTACCGTTGGAGGCAACCTCAGCATCCTGGCAGCCATCCTTATGGAAACAAAACTCCACAgccccatgtacttcttcctggGGAACTTGTCCCTGCTAGATGTGGGGTGTGTCAGTGTCACTGTCCCTGCCATGCTGAGGCATTTCATATCCAACAACAGAAGCATTCCCTATAaggcctgcctctcccagctcttcTTCTTCCACCTCCTGGCTGGGGCGGACTGCTTCTTGCTGACCGTCATGGCCTATGACTGCTATCTGGCCATCTGCCAGCCCCTCACCTATAGCAGCCGCATGAGCTGGGGAATCCAGCAAGCCCTGGTGGGCATGTCATGTGTCTTTTCCTTCACCAACGCACTGACCCAAACTGTTGCCTTGTCTACTCTTAACTTCTGTGGCCCCAATGTGATCAATCACTTCTACTGTGATCTGCCACAGCTCTTCCAGCTCTCCTGCTCCAGTGTTCATCTCAATGAGCAGTTGCTGTTTGTAGCAGCAGCTTTCATGGGTGTGGCCCCCTTGGTCCTCATCAGTGTGTCCTATGCCCATGTGGCAGCTGCAGTCCTGTGAATCCACTGTgcagaaggcagaaagaaagccTTCTCCACATGTAGTTCCCACCTCACTGTGGTGGGCATCTTTTATGGGACGGGTTCAGTGGAGCTACACAAGGCTGGGTTCAGCTACACAAGGCTGGGTTCAGTGGAGTCTTCAGACAAGGACAAGAGCATTGGCATCCTCAACACTGTCATCAGCCCCATGCTGAACCCACTCATCTACAGCCTTAGGAACCCTGACGTGCAGGGTGCCCTCTAG